The following proteins are co-located in the Desulfatitalea tepidiphila genome:
- a CDS encoding general secretion pathway protein GspB yields the protein MSTILKALKRLETEQALGHAEGLPAPLAFNTQGSLRRKKIFGVFPNHRWAWIVIVLFLLATVTIVVSFIQRQPPQMIDGARQAFDNRSDLRTAEAPKDPSATPSASSAPAPAPESDPVVLKDALEGRPVRSQGPPSTGEPSGSMDSPGQPPHTGPSFMETPQQRIIVTDPPEDVGQGASIVATQMEKPDNTPLQQAPSDPAQNGADPYATARRMTDGRLEVQAIAWAEEPSERMAVINNHIVREGGSVEGFFIVRIGKDTVILRENGRLLKILFGEP from the coding sequence GCTTGCTTTCAACACCCAGGGATCACTACGCCGCAAAAAGATATTTGGTGTTTTCCCAAATCACCGTTGGGCATGGATCGTTATTGTTTTGTTTTTATTGGCAACTGTCACGATCGTTGTTTCGTTCATCCAGCGGCAGCCCCCTCAGATGATCGACGGTGCCCGGCAAGCCTTTGATAACCGGTCTGATCTCCGCACCGCGGAAGCTCCGAAGGACCCATCCGCGACCCCCTCCGCTTCATCTGCGCCGGCACCTGCACCAGAGAGCGATCCGGTGGTTTTGAAGGATGCGCTGGAGGGCCGACCCGTAAGGTCGCAGGGTCCCCCAAGCACCGGGGAACCATCCGGCTCGATGGATTCACCTGGGCAACCGCCGCATACCGGTCCATCGTTTATGGAAACCCCACAACAGCGCATCATCGTCACCGATCCCCCTGAGGATGTCGGCCAGGGAGCGTCGATCGTCGCGACTCAAATGGAGAAACCGGACAATACACCGCTGCAGCAGGCGCCTTCCGATCCTGCCCAAAATGGGGCGGATCCCTACGCAACAGCACGGCGAATGACCGATGGCCGTCTGGAGGTTCAAGCGATTGCCTGGGCCGAGGAACCGTCCGAACGCATGGCCGTGATTAACAACCACATCGTTCGCGAAGGTGGCAGTGTGGAGGGCTTTTTTATTGTCCGCATCGGCAAGGACACGGTTATCCTTCGAGAGAATGGCCGTTTGCTGAAGATTCTCTTTGGCGAGCCATAG
- a CDS encoding response regulator — protein sequence MDPSHILKDKVVLVVDDEPDVLDTVADILDTCHITKARDFETARQYLMSFTYDIVIFDIMGVNGFELLKMAVKRGFPAVMLTAYALTPQALEKSIRLGAVSFLPKEKMSELDDYLADIVLTGSKPRWGRLFEKLGDLFSKRFGSDWNERNKFFKEFEETLKMKEKDDG from the coding sequence ATGGATCCATCCCATATTCTTAAAGATAAAGTGGTGCTGGTGGTTGATGATGAACCGGACGTGCTCGATACCGTAGCGGATATACTGGATACCTGCCACATTACCAAAGCGCGTGATTTCGAAACTGCCCGCCAATATTTGATGAGTTTTACCTACGATATCGTTATCTTCGACATCATGGGCGTCAATGGATTCGAGCTGTTGAAGATGGCCGTCAAGCGGGGTTTTCCTGCGGTGATGCTGACGGCCTACGCACTAACCCCCCAGGCCTTGGAAAAATCCATCCGGTTGGGTGCTGTGAGCTTTCTGCCCAAAGAGAAGATGAGTGAACTGGATGATTACCTGGCGGACATTGTCCTGACCGGAAGCAAGCCCAGATGGGGGCGGCTTTTCGAAAAGCTTGGGGATCTTTTCAGCAAGCGTTTCGGATCGGATTGGAACGAGCGGAATAAATTCTTCAAAGAATTTGAAGAGACCCTCAAAATGAAGGAGAAGGATGATGGTTAA
- a CDS encoding ABC transporter substrate-binding protein → MVKKSATALIACLVIIGFSFQPALAAYKVGAIFSVTGGASFLGDPEKKTAQMVVDQINGDGGINGEKIELIVYDDETDPTKCNLHAKKLITQDKVVAVIGPSVSGLSLAIIPVFEKFKTPLVSCAASYKIVYNEKTGKPYKWVFKTPQSDSLAVEAIYTKMQSMGINKIAVITVTDGYGASGRHELLRLAQAYKMDIVADEKYDPKDTDMTAQLTKIKGLAPQAIVNWSVGPTQVTVLRNWRDLGMTSITFFQSHGFGSRKNIELAAGAAEGVLCPLGACNIADLLPEGHPQKQVTMAYQKSYTETYNEPLSSFGGHAWDAIQLVVDALKAVGGDRAKIRDYLENKKGFVGQHGVFNFSPEDHNGLTKEAFQMVVVKDGDWALAE, encoded by the coding sequence ATGGTTAAAAAGTCGGCGACAGCCTTAATCGCATGTCTGGTGATCATCGGGTTTTCATTCCAACCGGCATTGGCAGCTTACAAGGTGGGGGCCATTTTTTCGGTCACCGGGGGCGCCTCGTTTCTAGGTGACCCAGAGAAGAAAACCGCTCAGATGGTGGTGGATCAGATCAACGGAGACGGGGGTATCAACGGTGAGAAAATAGAGCTCATCGTCTATGACGATGAAACCGATCCTACCAAATGCAATTTGCATGCGAAGAAACTTATCACCCAGGACAAGGTTGTCGCGGTTATCGGGCCATCGGTCAGCGGGCTTAGCCTCGCCATCATCCCGGTGTTCGAAAAGTTCAAGACGCCATTGGTTTCATGTGCCGCCAGCTACAAGATCGTCTATAATGAAAAGACTGGAAAGCCCTATAAGTGGGTTTTCAAAACGCCCCAATCCGACAGCTTGGCGGTCGAGGCCATTTACACCAAAATGCAATCCATGGGCATCAACAAGATCGCAGTCATTACCGTTACCGATGGCTATGGGGCCAGTGGTCGGCACGAATTGCTGCGCTTGGCCCAGGCTTATAAAATGGATATCGTAGCAGATGAGAAATACGACCCCAAAGATACCGATATGACCGCTCAGCTCACCAAAATTAAGGGCCTGGCTCCCCAGGCCATCGTGAACTGGTCTGTCGGTCCCACACAGGTAACGGTGTTGCGCAATTGGCGGGATCTTGGAATGACCTCCATTACATTTTTCCAGAGCCACGGTTTTGGAAGTCGCAAAAACATCGAACTGGCCGCTGGTGCCGCCGAAGGTGTCCTCTGTCCCTTAGGAGCATGCAACATCGCCGATCTGCTGCCCGAAGGCCACCCCCAGAAGCAGGTCACCATGGCGTATCAGAAGAGTTATACGGAGACATATAACGAGCCCTTGAGTTCGTTCGGTGGCCATGCATGGGATGCCATTCAGCTCGTGGTCGATGCACTCAAGGCGGTTGGCGGGGATCGCGCCAAGATTCGGGACTACCTTGAAAACAAGAAAGGCTTCGTCGGTCAGCATGGGGTGTTTAACTTCTCACCAGAAGATCACAACGGTTTGACCAAGGAGGCCTTTCAAATGGTGGTAGTCAAGGACGGCGACTGGGCCTTGGCCGAATAA
- a CDS encoding branched-chain amino acid ABC transporter permease: METISAASQLFQFIVTGLTVGAIYAMVAIGFNIIYNVTEIINLAQGEFVMLGGLIMVFMHVTVGLPMILAFVATVLLVTLTGTMLDRLAIKPIRQPSVMTLIIATIAASIVIKGTAMLIWGKSPYDLPAFSGRTPIELGGVIIQPQYLWVIGFLAVVAIGLTLFFNRTILGKAMAACADNPDAARLVGINVQYMVLLSFALSAAIGAIAGMTLTPIALMDYDRGAMLAIKGFGAAILGGLGSFSGAVLGGLLIGLIESLGAGFLLSGYKDAYALIVLLLVLFLRPSGMMGNFEVTKFKRF; encoded by the coding sequence ATGGAAACTATATCTGCTGCCAGCCAACTGTTTCAATTCATTGTCACCGGTCTCACCGTCGGGGCGATCTACGCCATGGTGGCGATCGGCTTCAACATTATCTATAATGTGACCGAAATCATCAATCTGGCCCAAGGGGAATTCGTGATGCTGGGTGGATTGATCATGGTCTTCATGCACGTCACCGTGGGACTTCCGATGATCCTGGCCTTCGTCGCCACCGTATTGTTGGTGACGCTGACGGGTACGATGTTGGATCGCCTGGCCATCAAACCCATTCGGCAGCCTTCGGTGATGACCTTGATCATCGCCACCATCGCCGCCTCGATTGTCATCAAGGGGACGGCCATGCTCATCTGGGGGAAATCGCCATATGATCTGCCTGCATTTTCAGGCAGGACGCCCATCGAACTGGGGGGTGTCATCATTCAGCCGCAGTATTTGTGGGTGATCGGTTTTCTGGCCGTAGTGGCCATCGGCCTCACCTTGTTCTTCAACCGCACCATTTTAGGCAAAGCCATGGCCGCATGTGCGGATAATCCCGATGCCGCAAGACTGGTGGGCATCAATGTCCAGTATATGGTGTTATTATCTTTTGCCCTTTCCGCCGCTATCGGTGCGATTGCCGGCATGACTCTGACGCCTATCGCCTTGATGGATTACGATCGCGGGGCCATGCTGGCCATCAAAGGTTTCGGCGCGGCCATTCTCGGAGGATTGGGGAGTTTTTCGGGTGCCGTTCTGGGCGGGTTGTTAATCGGTTTGATCGAGTCTCTGGGAGCCGGCTTTTTGCTGTCCGGCTACAAAGACGCCTATGCTTTGATCGTACTGCTGCTTGTTCTCTTTTTACGTCCCAGTGGTATGATGGGAAATTTCGAAGTCACGAAGTTCAAAAGGTTTTAG
- a CDS encoding branched-chain amino acid ABC transporter permease gives MLRIRKAPICVGALFILLFPWVAGRLPAIEHYPDLMVFAGIYCLMTIGMSLLMGYAGQISLGHAAFYGIGAYASGILTTQYNLNPWLCILLGSVAATAVAVVVGAPSLRLRGHYLAMATLAFGIIVNIVFREEAEWTGGPDGMGGIPGLDIFGYSFDSIHKYYYLVWIVVAIAFFFTIRLIQSPTGRALRAIHASEAAASAMGIDISRSKIVVFAFSAILASVAGSLYAHYMNFINPSTFDTLFSIKLVIMIALGGMHTIWGAVVGSVLFAFLSFEWLHQFGEYEIVVYGLVLMMVTIYLPEGLVGLPGRIVQRVRR, from the coding sequence ATGCTGAGGATACGCAAGGCGCCCATCTGCGTCGGTGCGCTTTTTATTCTTTTGTTTCCATGGGTCGCCGGGAGATTGCCAGCCATCGAGCACTACCCTGACCTGATGGTGTTTGCCGGTATCTACTGCCTGATGACCATCGGGATGAGTTTGCTTATGGGCTACGCCGGTCAGATCTCGTTGGGACATGCCGCATTCTATGGCATCGGCGCCTACGCCTCGGGTATTCTGACGACCCAATACAATCTGAATCCCTGGCTCTGCATTCTCCTCGGCAGTGTAGCGGCCACCGCGGTCGCCGTCGTTGTCGGGGCACCGTCACTGCGGTTGCGTGGACATTATCTGGCCATGGCGACGTTGGCCTTTGGCATCATTGTCAACATCGTCTTTCGAGAAGAAGCGGAATGGACCGGTGGCCCGGATGGTATGGGGGGGATACCCGGGCTGGACATCTTTGGATATTCGTTCGATTCGATCCATAAATATTACTACCTGGTATGGATCGTTGTAGCCATCGCTTTCTTTTTTACGATCCGGTTGATTCAATCGCCCACCGGCAGGGCGCTCAGAGCGATTCATGCGAGCGAGGCGGCGGCGAGTGCCATGGGTATCGATATTTCGAGATCCAAGATCGTGGTTTTTGCTTTTTCGGCGATTCTCGCTTCTGTAGCCGGCAGTTTATATGCGCATTACATGAATTTTATCAATCCATCGACTTTCGATACGCTCTTTTCAATCAAACTCGTCATCATGATTGCGTTGGGAGGCATGCATACGATCTGGGGTGCCGTGGTGGGGTCGGTGTTGTTCGCCTTTCTCAGCTTCGAATGGCTTCACCAATTCGGAGAGTACGAAATCGTGGTTTACGGGTTGGTCCTGATGATGGTGACCATCTATCTGCCGGAGGGATTGGTCGGGCTTCCCGGCAGGATTGTACAACGCGTAAGGAGATAG
- a CDS encoding ABC transporter ATP-binding protein, with protein MASAPHSSHLLEIEDLVMAFGGLTALMNIQLRVDKGTIRAIIGPNGAGKTTLFNLITGVLSPTEGTIRFNGHVISGQKPHKIAALGISRTFQTVELFDNMTVIENVMVGRHLHINTSFLHCGLGLPAIRSQETAIEAHAMALLDFIGLADRANSMAESLPLGERKILEIGRALATDPLLVCLDEPAAGLNETETETAARLIKSIKDKGITVLLVEHDMKVIMNISDQITVLNYGEKIAEGTPEEIRGNPKVIQAYLGDSIAVT; from the coding sequence ATGGCATCTGCGCCGCATAGCTCGCACTTGCTGGAAATCGAAGATTTGGTCATGGCCTTTGGTGGATTGACGGCATTGATGAATATTCAACTCCGTGTCGACAAAGGCACCATCAGGGCCATCATCGGACCCAACGGGGCCGGCAAGACGACCCTCTTCAATTTGATTACAGGTGTGCTTTCACCCACCGAAGGCACCATCCGTTTCAACGGTCATGTCATCAGCGGACAGAAACCGCATAAAATTGCGGCCCTGGGAATTTCACGCACCTTCCAGACCGTCGAACTGTTCGACAACATGACGGTGATCGAAAACGTCATGGTGGGGCGTCACCTGCATATCAACACCTCTTTTTTACACTGCGGTTTGGGTCTGCCCGCCATTCGATCCCAGGAAACAGCGATCGAAGCCCATGCCATGGCATTGCTGGACTTTATTGGTCTCGCCGACAGGGCGAACAGCATGGCCGAAAGCCTTCCCCTGGGTGAACGCAAGATTTTGGAGATTGGCCGTGCGTTGGCCACCGATCCTTTGCTGGTCTGCCTGGATGAGCCGGCGGCCGGCTTGAATGAAACCGAAACCGAAACGGCTGCCCGATTGATCAAGTCGATCAAGGACAAGGGAATCACGGTGCTTCTGGTGGAGCATGACATGAAGGTGATCATGAATATTTCGGATCAGATCACCGTGCTCAATTACGGTGAAAAGATCGCCGAAGGCACGCCCGAGGAAATCCGGGGCAATCCCAAAGTTATTCAGGCCTATCTGGGGGATAGTATTGCGGTCACATAA
- a CDS encoding ABC transporter ATP-binding protein, whose product MMLDIQNLNAGYGAIAAIREISLEVPEGKVVSIIGANGAGKSTLLKAVSGLNKNRSGRVLFQGKNIVDMPANRIVSLGLSQVAEGRQIFAHMTVEDNIHLGAYLYYKRGNKREIRDRIERIYELFPILSKRARQISGTLSGGEQQMLAIGRALMTRPRLLLLDEPSMGLAPIVVKEIFHTIERLNHEGMTILLVEQNARAALQIADFAYVLETGRVVLHGPASDLINDNQIKEAYLGG is encoded by the coding sequence ATGATGCTTGATATTCAAAATCTGAACGCCGGGTATGGCGCGATTGCCGCAATCAGGGAGATCTCGCTCGAGGTTCCGGAAGGCAAGGTGGTGTCCATCATCGGGGCCAACGGAGCCGGTAAATCCACACTGCTCAAGGCGGTTTCGGGTTTGAACAAGAACCGTTCCGGTCGCGTCCTGTTCCAGGGAAAAAACATCGTCGACATGCCTGCGAACCGTATTGTATCCTTAGGATTGTCCCAGGTGGCCGAGGGAAGGCAGATTTTTGCCCATATGACGGTAGAGGATAATATCCATCTCGGAGCCTACCTGTATTACAAGCGCGGCAACAAGAGAGAAATAAGGGACCGCATCGAAAGAATTTATGAGTTGTTTCCAATTTTATCCAAGCGGGCCAGACAGATTTCAGGTACACTCTCCGGTGGGGAGCAGCAGATGCTGGCCATTGGCCGTGCGTTGATGACGCGGCCCAGGTTACTCCTTCTGGATGAACCCTCCATGGGATTGGCGCCGATCGTCGTGAAGGAGATATTCCATACCATCGAACGTCTCAACCATGAGGGAATGACCATATTGCTGGTCGAACAGAACGCCAGGGCAGCCTTGCAAATCGCCGATTTCGCCTATGTGCTCGAAACAGGCCGTGTTGTCTTGCATGGCCCCGCCAGTGACTTGATCAACGACAACCAGATCAAAGAGGCCTATTTGGGTGGATAG
- a CDS encoding carboxymuconolactone decarboxylase family protein gives MDEDVKKRTQEVAALYFEGVSEEKPFDLWRAFDPELGKQLSLFITGRMYGREKISHQTRQLVTVAVLTVLGRSEELKLHILAALNVGCTPRDIAEVIFQTFTYAGIPTVNMALKVLRGVLVDKGLWPLAQ, from the coding sequence ATGGATGAAGATGTCAAGAAAAGGACTCAGGAGGTTGCGGCGCTCTACTTCGAAGGTGTGAGCGAGGAAAAACCCTTTGATCTCTGGCGCGCCTTCGACCCGGAATTGGGCAAACAGCTGTCCCTTTTCATAACGGGCAGGATGTACGGTCGGGAGAAGATTTCTCACCAGACCCGCCAATTGGTCACTGTTGCGGTGTTGACCGTCCTCGGGCGAAGCGAAGAGCTGAAGCTTCACATCCTTGCGGCTCTCAATGTGGGGTGCACGCCACGCGACATCGCCGAAGTGATTTTCCAGACATTTACCTATGCAGGGATTCCGACGGTGAATATGGCACTGAAAGTCCTTCGGGGTGTGCTTGTCGATAAGGGACTTTGGCCTTTGGCGCAGTGA
- a CDS encoding acyl-CoA carboxylase subunit beta — translation MRPYFRKMTTFGQALNPGQIKSGQENLEKIKQVEADVDEAVNKVKNAGFPAEKINARGQLTVFQRLEYLLDPGTWCPLHTLFNPEDNIEGTSNVIDGLGKISGKWAVIIGFDNKVMAGAWLPGQYENILRVTDLSTRLNIPLVWLVNCSGVKLTEQEKFYANRRCGGTPFFRHAEMNQLGIPILAGIYGTNPAGGGYQGISPTILFAHKDCNIAVGGGGILSGMSPKGYFDEEGAEQLISAAKQFKVKPPGSVDIHYDATGFFRYKYETETDVLDGLKEFMRDIPAYKPKFFRVADPMEPRFSANDLYTLVPFNQKQIYNFDEVLARLVDGSEHLEFKPDYGPEIYTGLVKVDGFLVGVIGNRQGWLGENYPEYADYPGIGGKLYRQGLIKMNEFVTLCGRDRVPIIWFQDTSGIDVGDIAEKAELLGLGQSLVYSIQQTGVPMLLVVLRKGTAAAHYVMGGPTANRHTAFTLGTATTEIYVMHGETAAAASFSRRLVKEKEAGRPLQPVIEKMNEMVKSYYDNSRPIYCARKGMVDEIAKMTELRSYLKAFAGAAYQNPKSICPQHQMLLPRVIKG, via the coding sequence ATGAGACCCTATTTTAGAAAAATGACGACTTTCGGACAGGCATTGAATCCCGGACAAATCAAAAGCGGCCAGGAGAATTTGGAAAAGATCAAGCAGGTCGAAGCTGATGTCGATGAAGCCGTGAACAAGGTGAAAAACGCCGGTTTCCCGGCTGAGAAGATCAATGCGCGGGGGCAGCTGACCGTCTTTCAGAGACTCGAATACCTGTTGGACCCGGGGACGTGGTGTCCTTTACATACGTTGTTCAACCCCGAGGACAACATCGAAGGGACGAGCAATGTCATTGATGGGTTGGGAAAGATTTCTGGCAAGTGGGCCGTGATTATTGGATTCGACAACAAGGTGATGGCAGGCGCCTGGTTGCCGGGCCAATACGAAAATATTCTTCGGGTGACCGATCTTTCCACGCGGTTGAATATTCCGTTGGTGTGGCTGGTGAATTGCTCGGGTGTGAAATTGACCGAACAGGAAAAATTTTACGCCAACCGGCGCTGCGGCGGCACACCCTTTTTCCGTCACGCGGAGATGAACCAGCTGGGCATACCGATTCTGGCCGGTATCTACGGCACAAACCCAGCCGGCGGCGGATATCAGGGCATCAGCCCGACGATTCTCTTCGCCCATAAGGATTGCAATATCGCCGTGGGCGGCGGCGGCATTCTCAGCGGCATGTCCCCAAAAGGCTACTTCGACGAAGAGGGCGCCGAACAATTGATCAGCGCCGCCAAGCAATTCAAGGTCAAACCGCCGGGAAGCGTCGATATTCACTACGATGCGACCGGATTTTTCCGATACAAATACGAAACCGAAACCGATGTGCTCGATGGTCTCAAGGAGTTCATGCGGGATATTCCGGCATACAAGCCCAAGTTCTTCCGGGTCGCCGATCCCATGGAGCCGAGATTCTCGGCCAATGATTTATATACGCTGGTCCCATTCAACCAGAAGCAGATCTACAATTTCGATGAGGTGTTGGCGCGCCTGGTCGATGGCAGCGAACACCTGGAGTTCAAGCCCGATTATGGTCCCGAAATTTACACCGGCCTTGTCAAGGTGGACGGATTCCTCGTGGGCGTCATCGGCAACCGGCAAGGCTGGCTCGGGGAAAACTATCCCGAATATGCCGATTATCCAGGGATCGGCGGCAAGCTTTATCGCCAGGGGCTCATCAAGATGAATGAATTCGTCACCCTCTGCGGCCGTGATCGCGTTCCGATCATCTGGTTCCAGGACACTTCCGGCATCGACGTCGGCGATATCGCCGAGAAAGCTGAACTGCTCGGACTGGGCCAGTCTCTGGTGTACTCCATTCAACAGACCGGGGTGCCCATGCTGCTGGTGGTGTTGCGCAAGGGCACGGCCGCAGCCCACTATGTCATGGGCGGCCCGACGGCTAATCGGCACACCGCCTTTACTTTGGGAACCGCCACCACCGAGATATACGTGATGCATGGGGAGACAGCCGCGGCCGCAAGCTTTTCCCGGCGCCTGGTGAAGGAAAAGGAGGCCGGCCGGCCACTTCAGCCGGTCATCGAGAAGATGAATGAGATGGTCAAGTCTTATTACGACAATTCGCGGCCGATCTACTGCGCGCGTAAAGGCATGGTGGACGAGATCGCCAAGATGACCGAGTTGAGAAGCTATCTGAAGGCCTTCGCCGGTGCGGCTTACCAGAACCCCAAATCGATTTGTCCCCAGCATCAGATGCTGCTCCCTCGGGTCATCAAGGGATAA
- a CDS encoding FHA domain-containing protein, which translates to MAILVLVHEGLTIKKIPLEKPEMQIGRMADCDIFLDDKLASQKHARITMTQDAEQQEAVTYYIEDLQSTNHTYVNGEAVALKRLDHNDIIRIGKHVFKFIDETEALADKTTKLHKSWIPGVYYTKD; encoded by the coding sequence ATGGCCATTCTCGTACTCGTACACGAAGGGTTGACCATCAAAAAAATCCCCTTGGAAAAGCCGGAAATGCAGATCGGCAGAATGGCGGATTGCGATATTTTCCTGGATGATAAGCTGGCCAGTCAAAAACATGCTCGAATCACGATGACACAGGACGCCGAGCAGCAGGAGGCGGTGACATACTACATCGAGGACTTACAAAGTACGAACCACACCTATGTGAACGGTGAGGCGGTTGCCCTGAAGCGTCTGGACCACAACGATATCATTCGAATCGGCAAACATGTTTTCAAGTTTATTGACGAAACAGAGGCGTTGGCCGATAAGACCACCAAACTGCATAAGAGCTGGATCCCGGGCGTTTACTACACAAAAGATTGA